From the genome of Capsicum annuum cultivar UCD-10X-F1 chromosome 4, UCD10Xv1.1, whole genome shotgun sequence:
CAAGAGATATTGAATGAGTTACTTGCAAGTGGAGGAGATGCAAATAAATCTGATGCTTTCCTTATAAATGGTCAACCAGGAGATCTATATCCTTGCTCAAAAAATGGTATAGCAAATATTAATATATACTAACTCCTtgactttttttcttcatattttgtcTAATTggctagaaaaataatttatctgtTAAGATTTTACAAAAGTATTAGATAAAACATTTTATGAAGTAGCATATCATTGGAAGATCTAATTAACTTGTGTACATTAATATTGCAAAAAAATTACATTGACTTCTTGTAACAAACTAGCTAGCAGTCTACTACCAAtcccttttttcaaaaaaataaaataaaaataaaaacttaatgtGAACGATTCACTTGTACTTATTTTCTAGGTGGCACAGTAATTCTCTTAAGATTATACTTTTCAAAGTCTAACATTAGCAGAATTCAAAAGGAGAAATGAGAAGAGTCATTATATTAATTTACGTATTTATACAATTCAAACTAGTCAATAGAGCGGCATAGTTTTGTGAGTACTATTTAAGAATTATTGATgatcaattttttcttcttttttcaacaGATACATTCAAGCTAACGGTGGAGAAAGGCAAGACATATATGCTCAGAATGGTGAACGCTGTAATGAACAATATCATGTTTTTCTCCGTTGCAAATCATCAGCTCACTGTAGTAGGAACCGATGGTGCCTATGTTAAACCATTCAAAACTAATTACATCGCAATTTCCCCCGGCGAAACTATCGATGTTTTGCTCGAAGCAAATCAAAACCCTAATCACTATTATATGGCCGCGAGGGCATATAATAGCGCAAATGGAGTTGAATTTGACAGAACAACCACCACCGCTATCATCCAGTACCGTGGAAATTACACACCTTCTACACCAGTCCTTCCAAATCTCCCGAATTTCGATGATACAAATGCCTCGTTTAATTTCACGAGGACGTTCAAAAGCCTAGCTGATAAAAAACACCCTGTGAATGTACCCTTAAACGTGACTACCAATTTATTGTTCACATTTTCAGTCAATACGTTGCCATGCGAAAATGAGTCGTGTGGTGGACCTAACGGGGATCGATTCGCGGCTAGTGTGAACAACATAAGCTTTGTGTTACCTCGTATTGACATATTAGGAGCTTATTACAAGAACATTAACGGGGTTTATAGAGATGAATTTCCTAGTTTTCcaccttttaattttaattttacgaGTGATTCTCTTCCCGTGGAATTGCAACGTCCCGATCGAAGAACGGAGGTCCATGTTCTTGAATATGGGACAAATGTAGAGATTGTTTTGCAAGGAACTAGTTTATTGGGTGGAGTTGATCATCCAATTCACTTGCATGGATATAGTTTTTATGTTGTTGGATCAGGTTTTGGAAATTTTGACAAGGATAAAGATCCTTTGAAGTATAATCTAGTTGATCCTCCTCATCAGAACACTATTGCTATTGTTAGGAACGGATGGGCTGCCATTAGATTTAAAGCTGATAATCCAGGTATATATATTGATCAAATTGCTTTGATTATCTTTCTCTACATTATCATCTATTTGTTACTATTATTGATCTATTTGTCTCTCGTAACTTgtggatcttttagataaggattTAAAGATTTTTATCGAGCAAATTAAAATTATATGAGAAATACTAGATCATGATTTAAAATGTTATTCTCAATGATTATATTTGCACAACTTTTAAAAACAGaaacaaattttaaataattgtCTAAAAAAGATATTTACGCAAACTACACCAAAGATTATAGGTGCTGAAATGTGTTGGGTCAATATCGCTAAACAAAGAGTCATAGGCAACATACATCTTACCAAGTTctaatttcttccttttttttttttataatttttataatttatttaattgctagacaaaaataaaaattaaaatatattttttcaggAAAAAAAGATAGAATTATGGTAAGGTCTTTCCTAGGTCAATTTGGAAAACATTTTAGACGAAATCAGCAACTTTTAAATGGGCTAAATTAGATGATCAAATTTGGTTGAGTCAATAATGGTCAAATCAGACTTAAATGAAAAAGCTAATTTTAAGGAGAGTAGAGTCTATATGACGCCACAACTTTTATCGTCATATCTTTTGCATGTTGATCTAGTCAAAACGACAACATCAAAACGGTGACACGATTATGAGCATACATGGATATATTTTGCAGTtccaatcaatttttttatattaaacacggatttttataaatttcaaacatagaaTATGACGTATTACACACACATGtgtgtatttaaattttttatttaataatatgcCTTTTCCCCCCTTTTATGGAACAGGAGTATGGTTTATGCATTGTCATTTAGAGCGTCATGTGAGCTGGGGAATGGAAATGGCATTTATCGTGAAAGATGGAAAAGGCTCCCACCAGAAACTTCTTCCTCCCCCTCCTGATATGCCCAAATGTTGAATTTCAATACCTCAAATTTAACTATAACTAATCTATTAAAAACTACTCTAATGAGGGGACAGAAAAAAAAGAATTGCTTATTTTGATTCTATTGATTTGTTATTGTTACTATAACATATTGCTTGGATGtgtctttgtttttctttcatgtaataaaatttgtattttatatagcTTATTGAAggtgtattaaatatttattttgatcatggCATAATAATGTAAatctatttttatgtttgtaGATATATTGTACCGAATTTGActattcttcttttactttattgCATTAGATGTTCCTATATCATTGTTCGTGTGTTCCTTTTTCATTTAAGGATTATACTATTGATTATGATTATTgtttatatttaattgattttgcATTATTAGTTTGTTTGATTTAGAGAGGAAAACGATAAAAATAACGGTAATTGCAATGAGGTTAAAGTAATTTTTAATAATGGGAAAAGATCAACTACACTCtcataatatttaaaatagtTTATATATACCTTTCaactttgataatatttttttaatctaaatatACCCTTACCATCATTCTTTAGGTCCAAATATaattctttaattatatttttatgctaATTTACCTTATCTTTAACTGACAAACATATGACAACTTAAAAATACAAGGAAAAGTTTCATAAGTAGCAAACTTAAACTCATAATTAGGAGTTTCATAACAACTGTTTTATAATTACCTGAAATAAcaacttgtattttattttataaaaatgttgctactaaaatatatatacaacaatatttaCTGTCCTTCTATtactcaaatcagttgagttaaataagaaataattatctcATGTGTTTAAAACAGtaaattcttttttcataaattactcttatttaaagcagtagattccttttccatacattacttttattaaaattaatatattccttttccaaatcaaactcaaatctgaagataattatcttcataatcttaaaaaattcaaaataaaacatcattactgttTTATGAAACTTCATTACTGTTTTTTTCTccctttcactctcttatatttgtaacttttttttcttgttagtttgtttttcctcttcttttttttatcatttttattttgatttttttctatttttttctttccactttattttctctcttctatttctctttttttctttcctttttcggttttttctttattttgttcttattttttttcctttctcataattttttttcttttcctactttcgttttcttcttattatttttttcacttttattttgaCTCTTCTATTTCTagcttctatttattttttatattttttttattttgatttctttttcttttaccattttttctttccattttattttctctcttctatttctcctctttttttttccttttttattttttctttatttttttccttttcattttcttattttttttcctttctcaaatttttctttttcttttcctattttcattttctccttctttttactatttttactttttttgcttttattttacacttctatttctagtttctatatatttctttttcttttttttttctttttcactttattttttgaattttttatttttatttttgtctttttttgtgtattttttttttactattctatctctagcttttatttttaaaagacaaatatctatatcacatatacatattcagaaatatacaaaataaatagatatacagatctacatatgtatttaccgtataaaacatatatatatatatacctgcatatgtatttacaaaactatatatctgactcatatgtatatatacacatataagacacaaaatctctataacaaaaatgacaactatacacatatacatataggtaatcaaaatactgaaaatgTATTGTATGAATgtgaaaaaatactgaaaataagaCTATTTTTGAAGTATTGTATATAAATAACAATACATATCTGGGTAAATGTATAAGCAGAAAAAAGATATAATTACATTACAAATAATTAATACATGTGCATTTACGTATATGTATTtgctaaaaattctatgtaaatatatatgtatttgatttcaataaaaaatgtattttcatgtgttatgaaagatatatgtatagatctgcataaaatacatatacaaagctaaaaaaaatgaatgtagacacgtaattttgttccTTTCAAGAGTGTGTTTTACCCATTTACCCTCACTTTACCGCAGACCTttacccatgtgattatacccccacaaaaatacaaaaaataacaaaatttcaataaatccataacaaaataacacCTCATGCTAACAAATTTAACAAACTCACCCTACCCCTCATATACCCCTGCCCCTTACCCTCACTtcaccacccctacccctacccgtAACCCCCCCCTCCCAAATGTTTTTTTCcactaaagataaatatatacACGTACAAGGCAGAGAATAGAGGGGATTCCATGAACACACAGTAAGTAGCCCACATCAAGGGGActcctctaattttttttattgaatagtAGCAgcaacacacacatatacatacacaatttatttttcttcttcacaatcaACACAGGCCACACACACAGATTCTCTCTTCTACAAACAAATCACCATAAAGGGAGCTCCACATAGAAATACACGAGATCACCCTCACCAGAATTCACTCACGTCACTCACATATCGGTGCACGCACATACACGGAGAAGCAACTGtgatcaaaaaaggaaaaaaatagacgAGGGAGatcaagagaaagaaaaataggtgGAGGCTGACTGTTCCAGtgatttttcaccaaaaaaaGGTCATTATCACCGGAAGGTCAGATTTCCTTTCCATTTTCAACCTGTTGTAGTTCATCGGAGTTCTGACGAGACAGTAATTATGGATCCCGACCCTAACCCAACTCGAAATAGTTGACTTTACTTATTTCTGCCTAATTCCAGCAATATCTATTTTAAGATGATAGAAATTGGCGATTCGGGGGGTCCAGACTGACGTTGTTTTGGCTTTTTTAAATCTGTCTGGTTGGTCTTTATATATTTGAGTTGGTGTTATTCTTTATTGAGGTTCAAATCGAGGTATTTCGGATGCGGATTCTATAGGGtttaatcaaaataatacatcaattttgaaagtggcgttgaggtccaattctatcttcccttatttattttttacgtgaaaatgaatgatttgttgtttgacatgtttgaatctttgttttgtgttggttgatgttggttttgaatgtgaaaaCTTAGATTGGTAGTCAaagaattgattaattattttgaaaatgaattcGGGGAGCGATTGATTTTGATGAAAGATGAATGTTcgttattttgattcattgatgattatttaatttgaaataagtaTTGATGTTGTTAAACACAATAGTACCATGATGGATTATAATTAATAGGCAAACGgtaagctcgggtaggcaaatttagaacttgtggattGTAGAATGATTGAATTTTTGTGCTTGAGTTTGTTTCATTTTATTGCTTGAAATTGGAAAAATGTATTCATTCAGCTGGGGAATTCCCCGAGATcatttgtacttattcaccggagaatgccccgaagtatcttgtaTGTGGAtaacgttcgtgatgaaggcccgaggcgtcgggtaaagcatagtctaggattagtttagaataggatttacatttccatatttttttctgGAATTGTATAATTCGGACtagacattattttggttttgaattttgtttgatttgtttgtttgcttggttTGTGTATTTTATTTGGTTTATGCATTCTATAGTGTCATGTTAGCCGATATACTTTACGGAGCAaccatggtcaaaccacgggTCCGAGAGGTgactaacaccttcccctcggtcaacagaattctttagccggaatctctgttcgcggatcaattTTTAaggagtcaaatcattttgaaaaggatttccaaaggtgacttggcacacttgATTTATGCCAAGGGGTGATTCTGATTTCAAATGAAAAGaatctttttcgaaacaaatttcaTCTTTCGTcacttaataattaaaacccttttaaacttaaaatgaatctttttgaaaaaaaaaaggtgtgacaGTTCTGGCGACTCCGTTacgaaatattttcaaaattcaagattatttttggagttgtatcagcttagtttgacattatgggtgtattgacgttgtttgtgttattgtttgtatttgttttatcattgttgagtgcctacttGCTACGTGTATACAATTTTTCCTCTTAtatgttactgctttatatctgacatcatttgCATAACTTGAGTCaattttttctgcaacaagttctgtAGTACACGTTGAGTacatgacctctagttgagtcacccttattttaggagggggagtcgtcggctggtatggagtgggtggaaagctatcgtagccactatcgaccatacactcCCCCGAACAACCTTATTAGTGGATCCCAACATAGGTcatcctttaggtcatgcttatttgtTTCATATTGAGGCCTAgagggacccacttggtcctttgtaggagactcacccctaaagcatccatatgtgctaattgttgcatctttgagggttaTATGATCATTTAATGAActaatttggggaaaacatgtgctagaattaaagaaaagtgtgtaggcaaggaaaagttcagaaaaaaaagaaaagtgagtcaagaaaaaaaaagagagtttcatagttttttagtattctttatggtttttgtttttcacaattcaaaaattcaaaaagattttttaccttttgcacccATTTACTCAAAaaccaaaatatcaaaaagattttgccTTAGTTTCTtttagcaagcattcataatttgaaaatttcaaaaaagatttaattttcaataggagttttttataaaagaaaaattcaagaaaaagatggtagaagttttgtacatttcattaaatactaaaaagatttttctttcgtagttgttggtgtcagttttatgtgaagtgtcaaattaaaaaaacCCAAAGagattttattgacttttttcatCGTCtgtttttggttgtgtctcttaagtcaaggtttagtttgttatttaatctataattatccaatctggatgaactacacacacctgattcttctctttcgtgaatgagatacgtaggcagcccttctagggttcggtgatcttatttcaaaaatccaaaaagattttcttaactcttcatttagagtaggtgtcataaacatctttaaaagaaaaccacaaaaagatttttctttaatagtttcaagtttcattttcatatgaaattcaaaatcgaaaacctaaaaagatttttctttgataatcataggtttcattttgtatagggagtttaaaactgaaacattcaaaaaaaagattttcgtcaattcttttgacaatttgttagtttcttttcttctcaaagtttcaaaaaagaaaagaaaagaaaaagagtttgatCGGTCATATTGtgccaaaacttcacgaactacgcacacttgattttcttttttcgggagtgagatatgtaagcatccttcttgggttcggtgatcttttcaaaaggaaaaaaaagttttgaaaaagtgttgaactctaatgcaATTGCTATCTCTtgtcagttagtttaaggtgttggtttgtggcattttggctggtcctccatattgcaccaagtcgaagagaaagttatggccaacaaggataccaaGGTTGTTGTCattaatcagatagggagttcggggaatgatAATTTAGgatctaatgaagagattcaaaaattaaggaaGCAAATGGtagaaatgtatcgagcttgggctaatggttGCCGCCTCCTCtatttcccactgataatctagaatatctttctagcttgcctccagtgtcacatgcacagtttcctatttttgttgacacgCTACAGCATGCACCAAGATCTACCATGGGGCAACAATATCCTAacactttcaatattcatttcctcattCTTCAACACAAAGCTACCACATACTCGGCCCCACCTGCTGTTCATGCTTTTACGACGCCACCCCTGCCTGAAGCTCCTGCTTTTAATGTCTATCCAACATTTGTGATTTCTCACTCTGCAAGAGACTCTGTATTGAATATTTCTGGTGATCAACATTATGCTCCCGAGCCTACATCTAAGTTGACTGGTCCTTATGGCTACACTCAACCTCCTGAATTTCATCTTAACACTGAAAATCCTATtgtgacagaagaacaagagggcGTGAcacaaaaattgaagatttttgaATAATCCATGAGAAACTTGCAGGGGTTCGAGGGTTACAAAAGTGTATCGTATAATTATTTGTGCATGTTCCCAGATGTTAATctcctttttagttttaaaataccAAAGTTTGAGAGGTACGTCAGGAAAGGTGACCCGATGGCACATTTGAGGCATTATTGTAACCATCTAAGAGGTGCTGGAGGGAagaaagaattactcatggcttattttggtGAGAGTATTTTGGGTCTAGCTTCGGAATGGGTTGTTGATCAATAAATGTacaagtggaatagttgggatgacctagctaatgaattcgtGCAATAATTCCAATACAATGTGGGGTTAATTACTGATAAGAATCCCCTAACTAACATTAAGAAGAAGAGTATTGAAAGTTTCAGAGAATATGcaattagatggcgtgaacaagctgctagagtgaaaccaccaatgaaagaaataaagatagtggaggtgtttatttaAGCACAGggtgaaacatattatcaacacttgttacctgcattaggcaagccatttattgaggtcctcaaaatgggggagataatagaTGATGGAATTAAGAGTGGCCATATTGTGAGTTTTGTAACATTGAAAACAACTACCCAAACAATTCGAAAGGGTTCAGAAAATGCTAGAGGGAAAAAAATGAGTAAGATATAGCTGCAattgtagttggacaacaggcataatcaagaagaccacgtcgtcGTTACCTTCAGGCTCAAACACAAGTTCATGCTCAAGCTCTACAGAATCActaccaaaatccattatattcaatttccccacctccatatccagtataCAATTTACAactgtaacaacccaaaatcacctcctgagacgtcacaccgtgcttagggctacaagtagccgcaacctttgagcctatcacttttcataataactcattcaagaagaaatatacaaaacacttgCATTATTATATccaatgaaaggaaatacgaaggtaatactcggtccaaaaaaccataatactggaaatctcaacacaaccacagtttgataactagtctgacaaagactctactactccatgaactcaagagccgttgggacaggtccccaactgactcaaattgaactgaaagtaataacataaacactcaaatattgaaatgtctgaagataggtcctcgaaccatgaggactcaccactgtagaaatatagatgaagatactcgggaatcactgacgagactgggactgagcacctgaacctacattataacacaatgtagcacatagacgtatacgtggatcaacacttgagaatgtactgagtatatgggggtgtatgcatttacataaaacaatatcaatactctttaatcaaatcatacatgcaaataggaatgactcacatggcttgaataagtctaaaatgtaaagctcataaatcatgtagaatgaagcatgtaacataaatatcgtgagtcattatactttggctttaaaatctatGCTCTCCtattattctcattactcataagatgaaggaagatttaaacaatactttcaactcatgcatatatctcatgaagagtaaaacttctttattgctcaagaacttgtaactcttttgaactcatacacttggaactcggaatcatatgactttgatttaaaaaatgaggatgaactcttattagtagagaaaactacttccttctttggaaaatactcaaaagtaattcgttcactttagaaaatatctcatctcaaagctttagggaaaatattcaatctcaatggaaaatactttagtttagggaggttctcttaaccgacataaaccatacgagatacatggagttcaatgtcttgtcctcctaaagaagtaacctcacgttggggagaggcatcatactcttgccaaagagtataatctcaatttagtgatcacttatctcggcttCAGGCCCAATTATCTCGGCCTCAggtccaaaatctcaaacctacggtcgcacgtagttttggggaaaaaACTGTGGTAGCTtaccaactcagtgctaaatactactctctttagtttatctcgctcatctcatgctaatccacttttaaaataatctcatggttcataaaaacccaataatcaaatctgtaatctcaagtggtagagtggatttcaaaactctatgaccattaggtcaaaacatttctcaataatctcaaaatactcaaatcatgggtgcttatagcacaatagttcataaaatttcaagtctcaagtagggcttaatgacctataattcaatctcaagttaaactcatcataatgcataatagatagcatgtagattcataattcatgtagaaatctggaagttacaacaatttgtctcaaaatatcaacatactcatatacttcaattccTAGAACATTGAagctcttaaattctcaaggaataacaacatagtgtataaacc
Proteins encoded in this window:
- the LOC107853492 gene encoding laccase-14, yielding MRLKVEIFIQQIVGFLFLVGLLPVHAFVHQHRFVIKEAPYSKLCSSKNILTVNGQFPGPVLYANTGDTLVVNVQNDGSQNITIHWHGVKQPRYPWSDGPEFITQCPIRPGTNFSQKISLSDEEGTLWWHAHSDWSRATVHGALVIRPANKTNYPFPKPAAEVPIILGEWWKSDVQEILNELLASGGDANKSDAFLINGQPGDLYPCSKNDTFKLTVEKGKTYMLRMVNAVMNNIMFFSVANHQLTVVGTDGAYVKPFKTNYIAISPGETIDVLLEANQNPNHYYMAARAYNSANGVEFDRTTTTAIIQYRGNYTPSTPVLPNLPNFDDTNASFNFTRTFKSLADKKHPVNVPLNVTTNLLFTFSVNTLPCENESCGGPNGDRFAASVNNISFVLPRIDILGAYYKNINGVYRDEFPSFPPFNFNFTSDSLPVELQRPDRRTEVHVLEYGTNVEIVLQGTSLLGGVDHPIHLHGYSFYVVGSGFGNFDKDKDPLKYNLVDPPHQNTIAIVRNGWAAIRFKADNPGVWFMHCHLERHVSWGMEMAFIVKDGKGSHQKLLPPPPDMPKC